In Cotesia glomerata isolate CgM1 linkage group LG1, MPM_Cglom_v2.3, whole genome shotgun sequence, one genomic interval encodes:
- the LOC123270732 gene encoding probable G-protein coupled receptor Mth-like 5 yields the protein MYFLLLIYFFECLYNFVNGSSTIKPQNINELIKIGKCCDLNEIILDDKCALLTETNETTIWKPDFIDDNFPVRKKQYLNFQFKIGLPNCRNTEHQWHVYYNPYNQSQDLLAILPSGSLRHILHDRWNNTQNQKNELHNYEIDDDSITVESLYFDYSFGHYCADKAVLSKNSLIATYAMICVPAVAWTDSKYLIQRIVDPITRAFAISCYLLVAIVYFVLPQLRDLVGNIITSMTMCLVVYQTASTVKIITANASHVSFFIADSVAYVSLLATFFWLNSFGYFVWSTFRSRNIFLRVSDGQKYCYYSSYVWGSTATIFGTAIFAHFTLETNKVIVGDGINYAQESVGWLAMSVIFASIALTIIVNICFIVMTINTIKQTRTYGRIHHKIKYSFRMFTLLFGILSLGWLSFIISHLKYDSLIYCHIIVNILQALFVVYVCIFEQKRVLFLLSKTCNCCNSVQNTTDDIDWGEEMTAINAGY from the exons atgtattttttattactcatttatttttttgagtgtttatataattttgtaaacGGTAGTTCTACTATCAAGCCACAAAATATTAacgaattaataaaaattggaaaatgtTGTGACTTGaatgaaattattcttgatgaTAAGTGTGCATTATTAACCGAGACAAATGAAACAACGATCTGGAAACCTGATTTTATAGATGATAATTTTCCTGTTCGTAAAAAGCAATAtctgaattttcaatttaaaattgggTTACCAAATTGTCGTAATACTGAACATCAATGGCATGTTTACTATAATCCGTACAATCAAAGTCAAGATCTCCTTGCAATTTTACCATCTGGGAGCCTAAGGCATATATTGCATGATCGCTGGAATAATactcaaaatcaaaaaaatgagCTTCATAATTATGAAATTGATGATGATAGTATAACAGTAGAGTCTCTTTACTTTGATTACTCATTTGGACATTATTGTGCAGACAAAGCAGTTCTTAGTAAAAATTCTCTTATTGCAACTTATGCGATGATATGTGTTCCTGCAGTTGCTTGGACCGACTCAAAATATCTCATTCAACGAATAGTGGATCCAATAACCCGAGCATTTGCAATTAGTTGTTATTTACTTGTAGCTATTGTATATTTTGTATTGCCACAGCTACGCGATCTTGTtggaaatataattacaagTATGACCATGTGCCTTGTAGTATATCAAACTGCATCTAccgttaaaataataacagcaaACGCCAGTCACGTAAGCTTCTTTATTGCCG ATTCAGTGGCCTATGTATCTCTACTAGCAACATTTTTTTGGCTTAATTCATTTGGCTACTTTGTTTGGAGCACATTTAGGTCACGTAATATCTTTTTACGTGTTTCTGATGGCCAGAAATATTGCTATTATTCTTCTTATGTTTGGGGTTCTACTGCAACAATATTTGGAACTGCAATATTTGCGCACTTTACACTGGAGACCAATAAAGTAATTGTCGGTGATGGAATCAATTATGCTCAGGAAAGTGTTGGATGGTTAGCAATGTCTGTAATTTTTGCTTCTATAGCATTGACGATAATTGtcaatatttgttttattgtaATGACTATCAATACAATTAAACAAACTCGTACATACGGGAGGATTCaccacaaaataaaatatagttttcgAATGTTCACGCTATTATTTGGAATCTTAAGTTTAGGATGGCTATCTTTTATAATTTCGCATTTAAAATATGATTCTTTGATTTACTGTCATATTATAGTGAATATTCTTCAAGCACTTTTCGTAGTCTATGTATGTATATTCGAACAAAAAAGGGTATTGTTTCTTTTAAGTAAAACATGCAATTGTTGCAATAGTGTACAAAATACTACTGACGATATTGATTGGGGAGAAGAAATGACAGCTATCAATGCAGGATACTAA